GCTGAGCAGGTCGTCGGCCAGCGGCCGGGCGGCGGTCAGATTGCTCGGCACACCGGTGCCGAGCAGCAGCGTCAGGCCGTTTTCGTCCTGGGCGACCTGGCGGGTGTACTTGGCCAGTTGCACCTTGGCGTTTTCCACCGAAGTGCGCGACTGACTCAGGTCCAGCGCCGAGGCCACGCCGACTTCGTTGCTACGCGCGGTGAGGCGGTAGCTTTCTTCGAAGGTGGCGAGGGTGTCCTGGGTCACCTTCAGCAGTTCCTTGTCGGCCTGCCACGTCAGGTAAGCATTGGCGACGTTGGCCACCAGGCTGATCTGCGTGCTGCGGCGGGCTTCTTCGGAGGCGAAGTAGGTCTGCAACGCCTGTTCGTTGAGGCTGCGAACGCGACCGAAGAGGTCGAGCTCGTAGGCGCTGACACCCAGGGTCGCCGAGTACGAGCTGCTGATGCTCGACTCGCCAGTCTGCGACGCGTCAGCCGGCAGGCGTTGGCGACTGCCGCTGCCGTTGGCTGACACTGCCGGGAACAGGTCGGCGCGGGAAATGCGGTATTGGGCCGCATAGGCGTCGATGTTCAGGGCGGCGACACGCAGGTCACGGTTATTTTCCAGTGCGACCTGGATCAGCTGTTGCAGCGCCGGATCATGGAAAAACTGCTTCCAGCCTTGTTCCGCCGCGGCCTGGCTGGCCGCTTCGGCCGGCGTATAGGCCGGACCTTGCGGGTACTGCCCGGCCACCGGGGTTTCGGGCTGCTGATACTCGGGGATCAGCGAGCAGCCACCGAGCACGAACGCGGCGATGGCTAGGGAGAGTAGTGACTTGCTCATTGGCCAGCCTCTTTAGGAGTTTCAGTTGCGCCATCCTGGTCAGCTTTTTTGCGCTGCCCCATAGACGACACGGTGACAAAGAACAGTGGGACCCAGAAGATCGCCAGTACGGTGGCGGTGATCATACCGCCGATCACCCCGGTACCGATGGCATGCTGGCTACCCGAACCTGCGCCGGTGGAAATGGCCAACGGAACCACACCCAGGACGAATGCCAACGAGGTCATGATGATCGGGCGCAAACGCATCCGGCAGGCTTCGATGGCCGCATCCGTGAGACTGCGTCCCTGTTCATGCAGCTCCTTGGCAAATTCGACAATCAGAATGGCGTTTTTCGCCGCCAACCCGATGGTTGTCAACAAACCTACCTGGAAGTACACGTCGTTGGACAAGCCGCGCAAGCTGGTCGCCAGCAGGGCACCGATGATCCCCAGCGGCACCACCAACATCACCGCGATCGGAATCGACCAGCTTTCGTACAGCGCCGCCAGACACAGGAACACCATCAGCAGCGACAAGGCGTACAGCGCTGGCGCCTGGGAACCGGACAGACGTTCCTCGTAGGACAAACCGGTCCAGGAGATACCGACACCGGCCGGCAGCTTCTTCGCCAGCGCCTCGACTTCGGCCATGGCTTCACCGGTGGAGTAGCCCGGGGCCGGGGCACCAAGGATTTCCATCGCTTCCACGCCGTTGTAGCGCGCCAGTTTCGGCGAGCCGTAGATCCAGGTGCCCTTGGCGAAGGCCGAGAACGGCACCATGGTTCCCTGGCTGTTGCGCACGTACCACTTCTTCAGGTCTTCCGGGGTCATCCGCGAGCCAGGCTGACCCTGGATGTAGACCTTTTTCACCCGACCACGGTCGATGAAGTCGTTGACGTAGCTACTGCCCAGGGCAATCGACAGGGTGTTGTTGATTTCGGTCAGCGTGACGCCCAGGGCGCTGGCTTTCTCGTCATCGATTTCCAGTTGGTATTGCGGTTCGTCGT
This region of Pseudomonas fluorescens genomic DNA includes:
- the adeC gene encoding AdeC/AdeK/OprM family multidrug efflux complex outer membrane factor codes for the protein MSKSLLSLAIAAFVLGGCSLIPEYQQPETPVAGQYPQGPAYTPAEAASQAAAEQGWKQFFHDPALQQLIQVALENNRDLRVAALNIDAYAAQYRISRADLFPAVSANGSGSRQRLPADASQTGESSISSSYSATLGVSAYELDLFGRVRSLNEQALQTYFASEEARRSTQISLVANVANAYLTWQADKELLKVTQDTLATFEESYRLTARSNEVGVASALDLSQSRTSVENAKVQLAKYTRQVAQDENGLTLLLGTGVPSNLTAARPLADDLLSEVPAGLPSDLLQRRPDILAAEHNLKAANANIGAARAAFFPSISLTANAGTLSPDLSGLFKGGSGTWLFQPQINLPIFNAGALSASLDYSKIQKDITVAQYEKSIQTAFQEVSDGLAARQTFNQQLQAQRDLVDANQTYYRLAERRYRIGVDSNLTFLDAQRQLFSSQQSLITDRLSQLVSEVNLYKALGGGWNAQTAQNEPVSKDAPQLKMF